The genomic region CCAGTTCGGGATCAGAATCCTGACGGTACCGAAAAGCAGCAATGCCAAGGCGATCAAGCCGAGCCAGCCTTGGGCGAAATAGACTTCGATTCCCGCTTGATGGATGTGCCAGGCGAGATCCCGATCGGTGACGAACAGCCAGTGATTGATGCCTTGTTGGAAACTGCCGTTCTCAATCAGTTTTCGACCAGCGCGATCGCTGAAGCTAATATCGTCAACATCGATGGGATGGTCGCCCGCGTTATATAGGGATAGTTTGACCGGGCGGTGAGGCCAAGGGCCTCCACTACCGAGGCTGCCGGAGTTCAGGCTGATTTCCATTCGCTTCCAAGCGTCGGGAGGCGAGTCCGGGGTGAGCTTGAACCACTGGCACTGGAAGGAATAGAGAAGCGCTTTTTCGCATATCGGGACGGTCAGGCCGTCTCCTGGGTTCTGTACGCGGACGCGGGCGTTTAAGCGGTAACGAGTGAACGGCGCCATCGCCACCTGTTGGTCCAAATAGACCGACTCGCCCGGTAACAGGTGCAAATAACGATTGCCTTCCTCGTCTCGAATGGCGTATCCGCCCGGCGGTTCATTGTAGTCGGCGTAAAGCAAATAATGGGTGGGGTAGCGCCCAAATCCGGTTCCGGTAAGTTGTGCCAACCATGATTGATCGGTCAGTGCCAAGGCCTGGCGCCAATGCCGCAATCGAGTGTCCAGATCTTCGGCCGAACGTTCCAGGCGGTAACGGGCGAAGCCTTCGCCGACAATCGGAACGGCCACTGCCGCCATGATCATTCCCGAGATGGCGGGAGCCATCCAACGGCGAGATTTTCCGGCGTGTCTCCATGCGGTACCGATGACGACCGTCAACAGTCCAACTGCCATGCCGGCGTAGCCGCCGCGTGAAAAGGTGACCAGCATGGCGTAGCCGGTCATTCCTCCGAGCACGATTCCGGCTAATCGAGCCAACCAGTGAGGTTGGGTCAGTGCCCATATCACTAAAAATGGAAAGGCGAAGGCCAGGAAGGCTTCAATATAGGCGCCTCCGGTTTGCATGTTGGAGAATGTTCCGGTGACACGAAAGACGCTTTCGAAATTGATCAGCCCCACGAACAGGTAACGTTCCCACCAAACCACTCCGACTACTATCGCCAAGGAAGTTAGCAAGCCATAGCATACAAGGCTTCTGGCTCGGGGAAGATCCGTTTCAGGAATCCGGCGCAACAAAGGGACAAGCAGTAGAGCCCAGAGCAATCCCTTGCCCACTTGCCAGGCCATGAAGGGTGAATGGGAGCTGGGTAAAGTCGGGGTTTTGATGGCGGTTTTCAAGCCGTGATAGGTGGCAAAAATCCAGCTCAACCATAGCAATACGTACGCCGTCTTTAAAAAGACATTTGGCCAGGGACGTAATGGAAAACCGCCAAGGCGAAGCGGAATCACAGCCAAGGTGAGCAGCACCACCAAGTCGAACTCGTCCAAGTAAAGGCGGCCATGATTCGAAGCAAAGTCCAAGGTTGGCAGCAGCGCGGGTATGGCGAATAACCAGGCAAGCGGATAACGCCAAAGGATGAGTGCGTAGCTCAGTAGACCGACAAACCAAGCCATTGAGAGAGGCGAGAGCCAGAAACTGGCAATCGCTACGACCAACACAACTGCGCCGAAGAAAATCGCTATGGCGGAAGGTAGCTGAATGGTGCGGGCGCATGGTGGCGCGGACGGTTTGATTTCGACAACGGTTGGGCGGGTATTTCCACTCGTTATCCTTCCCAACCATGCTGCCAAGCTGTAACTGAAAGCGGTGGAAGCGGCAGCGATGAGAAGATTGCTCAAATCCGGATGCCGGCCTTCCAGCCATAATTTTCCCATTTCCAAAGGGAGCGCCAACCCGGCAGCAGCGAGGGCGGCAGGCTTTGCCCCTCCCCGATCCGGCAGGCGGCTGCTGCGTCGCCAAGCCCAAAGCGCCACCCCTATCGGAGCGTACATGGCCGCATTGGCGAGCAAGCTGGCCATGGCGGTCGGTTCGGAGGTGAAATAGTGATAATAAAAAGGGATGAAACGCAAACCGGCAATTTTTGCCAGTCCCTGGGGCAAGGAAAGCCAGGAGGAAGTAAACCAGCCGTTGACGGCGGCCAGGGTCGGAATATAAGGCAGAGCAAATAAAGGAATTGTCCGGCGCAGCAGATGCGCCATGGTATCCACCCCCCAGCGGAGCATAAGTTGCCCCGTCATGCCGCCGGCAAACAACCCAATTCCGCGCATTAAAGCGGATGCCCCCTGAGCGGTTCCGGAAATGAGGAAAATCTGGAGAATTTCCAGCCCCAAGCCGAAACCTAGGCCGATAAAAAAAAGATACCGATATGCGAAATAAGGTCTGATTAGAATCAGTAACAGACCGAGCGGGGCAATTGCCA from Methylohalobius crimeensis 10Ki harbors:
- a CDS encoding VanZ family protein, translated to MLAPALERRRLLLLFLLYLGFVVYGSLIPFELRPLTLDQAIARFHNIAYLNLGAASRADWIANIVLYVPLAFLGCGALLGLRQTHRESAAILVFVFAFCIALAVAVEFTQQFFAPRTVSLNDLLAETLGTAAGIGLWLFGRRHIVWLLDSFTRGGRESVQGAAITYAFFYFILALFPYDFVVSGDELLSKLASANVGWVIAPACGGIHYVARLIGELVAIAPLGLLLILIRPYFAYRYLFFIGLGFGLGLEILQIFLISGTAQGASALMRGIGLFAGGMTGQLMLRWGVDTMAHLLRRTIPLFALPYIPTLAAVNGWFTSSWLSLPQGLAKIAGLRFIPFYYHYFTSEPTAMASLLANAAMYAPIGVALWAWRRSSRLPDRGGAKPAALAAAGLALPLEMGKLWLEGRHPDLSNLLIAAASTAFSYSLAAWLGRITSGNTRPTVVEIKPSAPPCARTIQLPSAIAIFFGAVVLVVAIASFWLSPLSMAWFVGLLSYALILWRYPLAWLFAIPALLPTLDFASNHGRLYLDEFDLVVLLTLAVIPLRLGGFPLRPWPNVFLKTAYVLLWLSWIFATYHGLKTAIKTPTLPSSHSPFMAWQVGKGLLWALLLVPLLRRIPETDLPRARSLVCYGLLTSLAIVVGVVWWERYLFVGLINFESVFRVTGTFSNMQTGGAYIEAFLAFAFPFLVIWALTQPHWLARLAGIVLGGMTGYAMLVTFSRGGYAGMAVGLLTVVIGTAWRHAGKSRRWMAPAISGMIMAAVAVPIVGEGFARYRLERSAEDLDTRLRHWRQALALTDQSWLAQLTGTGFGRYPTHYLLYADYNEPPGGYAIRDEEGNRYLHLLPGESVYLDQQVAMAPFTRYRLNARVRVQNPGDGLTVPICEKALLYSFQCQWFKLTPDSPPDAWKRMEISLNSGSLGSGGPWPHRPVKLSLYNAGDHPIDVDDISFSDRAGRKLIENGSFQQGINHWLFVTDRDLAWHIHQAGIEVYFAQGWLGLIALALLLFGTVRILIPNWRHGQSWALAFGGGLAGFVTVSLLGSTMDAAQSMLLFYFLIYCAIWLTKLAKSTHG